The sequence below is a genomic window from Lysobacter stagni.
CCGCAGCAACGAGATGCGCAACCCGTCCGCATCGGTGGGCCAGCGTGCGGAGGCACGCAGCGTCAGGTCCTTCGATGCGCCCGCGCGCTGCAGTTGCAGCCGCACCTGCGCATCGCCTGCATGGATGCATTGCACGTCCGGCGGGCAGCGCGAGTCCTCGAAGGTGCCCACGTAGCGCAGCCGTGCGTCGCCGGGAAGCGCGACCGACTGGCCCGGGTGGAGTTCGGCGTCCATCGGCAGGCGCGCGGGCGTCGTCGCGCAGCCGTTCAGTACCAGGGCGGACAGCAGCAGGGCGATGGTGGCTTTCATCGTGGATACGCGAAGGAACATGCCGCCAGTCTAGCGGCCACCCGGTGTGAAGCGGTCGTCGCACGGCGGTGGCTAGAATCGCCGCACCGTCACACGCCGGAGCGTCATGACCAGGAAGCTGCGCTGGGTGGCCGCCGCCGTATTGCTGCTGGTGGTGGCGTCGCTGCTCTCGGTCTACAGCTACGGCCGCTTCGCCGAAAACGCGCGTGGCGCGCCTTCGCAGGCCCTCGTCGCCGATCGCGTGGAGACCGCGATCGACCACGCGATCGTGCCGCTGGAACAGGCGCATCCCGGGCAGGCGGGCCTGTCCCTGTTCGCCGACAACCTGGATGCCTTCGCCATACGTGCAGTGACCGCGCGCGCCGCGGGTCGCAGCCTCGACGTCCAGTACTACATCTGGAAGGCGGACCTCACCGGCAACCTCATCGTCAACGAACTGCTCCGCGCTGCCGACCGCGGCGTGCGCGTGCGATTGCTGCTCGACGACCTCAACGCGCATGCGAAGGATTCGGTGCTGTCCGCACTCGACCGGCATCCCAACGCCGAAGTGCGCATGTTCAACCCTTCGCGCGGCCGGAAATCCAGTTTCACGCGTGGCGTGGAGTTGCTGCTGCGCGGCCTCAGCCTCAACCGGCGCATGCACAACAAGGCGTGGATCGTGGATGGTCGCGTGGCGGTGGTGGGCGGTCGCAACATCGGTGATGAGTATTTCGGCGCGGCCGAGGCGGCCAACTTCCTCGATGCCGACCTCGCGGTCGTGGGGCCGCCCGTGGCCGAGACCTCACGCATCTTCGACGCGTTCTGGAACAGCGCGTCGGCCATTCCGCTCGGTGCGCTGGTGTCCAGCGACGAACTCTCGCTGGACCGGTTGCGTCGCGCCGGCGCGCTGCAGTACCGCTCGCGCGACGCGGTGCCGTACGCGGAGCGCCTGGCGAAATCACCCGACGTGAAGGCACTGCTCAAGGGCAGTCGCGCGCTGCACTGGACCTACGACGCGCACGTGTATTCCGACCCGCCGGAGAAGGCCGAAGGCGCACCGCGCAACAACTGGCTGATCGACGCCCTGCTGCCGCCGGCACTCGCGGCGCGGCACGAGTTGTTCGTCATCTCGCCGTATTTCGTTCCTGGCGATCAGGGCGTGGACCTGTTCCTTCGCATGCGGGCCAAGGGCGTGGACGTCGGTGTGCTGACCAACTCGCTGGCGGCCACCGACGTGGCCCTCGTGCACGGCGGTTACGCGCCGTATCGCGTCCCGCTGCTGCGCGGCGGCGTGGAGCTGTTCGAGCTGAAGACCCGCGGCCTGCGCACCGGCGGCGGCAGTGGCCTGCTGGGCTCCTCGTCGAGCGAGGCGAGCCTGCACACCAAGGCGTTCATGGTGGACGGCGAGCAGGGCTTCGTCGGTTCCTTCAACCTCGATCCACGCTCGATCAACCTCAACACCGAGATGGGCATCCTGTTCAACGATCGCCAGCTCACCAGCGAACTGCGCCGGCTGTACGAATGGAAGATCGGTCGCGAGAGCAGCTACCGCCTGTGGTTGCAGGACGACGAACTTCGCTGGGACGACGCCTCGGCAAAGCCGCCACGCGTGTGGACCCACGACCCCGACGCATCGTGGGCGCGTCGTGCGACGGCGAAGGTCGTCAGCTGGCTGCCGCTGGAATCGCAGCTGTGAGGCGCGTCAGTCCTGCCGGCCTTCGTCCAGCGTGGCATGGCCTTCCGCGTCGATGCGCACGGTGGTGAGGCGGTCGTACTCGGCTTCGCTCATCGGCGCGGCGGGACAGCCACACAGCGCCGTAGCGATGTCGGGAATGGTGTTGCTGTGGCCGACGACCAGCACGGTGCCGCGGGCGTGGTCGCGCCGCAGTTGCGCGGCCAGTTGCGGCGCAGGCAGTTTGGCGTCGTAGGTGATGACATCCAGCTTGTGCGCGTGCGCGGTGGGCGCGGCGGTCTGCTGCGTGCGCTGGAATCCGGTCGCATAGACCGCCGACAGCGGCGTGGAGGCCAACCGTCGCGACAACGCCTGCGCACGCTGCTCGCCGTCTGCGGTGAGAGGCGGGTCCTTCGAACCATCCGCAACCTTCTCCGCGTGCCGGACGAGGATGAACGTCGTGCGCGCCTCGTCCTTCGGCATGGACGCGCAACCCGCCAGCAGGGCCAGGGCAAGCAGGACCGGTGCGAACTTCATGGATGACCTCTGTACGGCAATGGGTGGCGATGGAGCGACACCATAGCCGACCTCACGCCGCCGGTTGAAGCGCCGTGAGGATGCCGCGCGCGGCCAGGACGCGCGCCGACGCGTCCGGCAGGTCCAGCGTCATGCGCAACTTGTCCGGGCCTTCCATCTTGTAGAGCTTCGGCTGGCCCTGGATGAGGCGGATGATCGTCATCGGATCGACGTTGGGTTTCTCGACGAAATGCACGCGGCCGCCCTTGTCGCCCAGGTCGAGCTTGCGGATGCCCAGTCGGGTCGCGCGCAACTTCAGCTCCGCGATGGCGAACAGGTGCTTGGCCGCGTCGGGCAGCAGGCCGAAACGGTCGATCATCTCCACCTGCAGTTCGCGCAGCTGTTCGGCGTCGCGGGCCCCGCTGATGCGCTTGTACAGCGTCAGGCGCGTGTGCACGTCGGGCAGGTAGTCATCGGGGATCAGCGAGGGCACGCGCAGCTCCACGTCCGCGCCGCGCACCTCGTGTGCGTCCACGTCCGGAAGCTTGCCCTGCCGGATGGACGCCACGGCGCGTTCCAGCAGTTCGGTGTACAGGCTGAAGCCGACCTCGGCCATCTGGCCGCTCTGCTCCTCGCCGAGCAGCTCGCCCGCGCCGCGGATCTCCAGATCGTGCGTGGCCAGCGTGAAGCCGGCGCCCAGTTCGTCCATCGCCGCGATCGCGTCCAGTCGCTTGCGCGCGTCGTCCGTCATCGCCTTGCGGTCGGGAGGCACGACGAGATAGGCATACGCGCGATGGTGCGAGCGGCCGACGCGGCCACGCAGCTGGTGCAGCTGCGCCAGGCCGAAGCGGTCGGCGCGGTGGATGATGATGGTGTTGGCGTTGGGAATGTCGATGCCCGATTCGATGATCGTGGTCGACAGCAGCACGTTGTAGCGCTGCTTGTGGAAGTCGAGCATCACGCGTTCGAGTTCGCGTTCCGGCATCTGTCCGTGCGCCACGCCGATGCGCGCCTCGGGCACCAGTTCTTCCAGCTGGCGTTGCATGCGGACGATGCTTTCCACGTCGTTGTGCAGGAAGTACACCTGGCCGCCGCGCGAGAGTTCGCGCTGGAAGGCTTCGCGCAGCTGCATGTCGTCCCAGGGCACGACGAAGGTCTGCACGGCCAGGCGGTGCGCGGGCGGGGTGGCGATGATCGACAGGTCGCGCAGGCCGGCCATCGCCATGTTCAGCGTGCGCGGGATCGGCGTGGCGGTGAGCGTGAGCAGGTGCACGTTGGCGCGCAGCGCCTTCAATGCTTCCTTCTGGCGCACGCCGAAGCGCTGCTCCTCGTCGACGATGACCGCGCCCAGATCCTTGAAGCGCACGTCCGGCTGCAGCAGGCGGTGCGTGCCCACGATCACGTCGATCTTGCCTTCGGACACCCTCGCCAGTTCGGTCTCGATCTCCTTCTTGGTCTTGAAGCGCGACAGCACTTCGACCTTGATCGGCCAATCGGCGAAACGGTCGCGGAAATTGCGGTAATGCTGTTCGGCCAGCAGCGTGGTCGGCACCAGCACGGCCACCTGCTTGCCGGACATGGCGCTGACGAACGCCGCACGCACGGCGACTTCCGTCTTGCCGAAGCCCACGTCGCCGCACACCACGCGGTCCATAGGCTGGCTGGACGCCAGGTCGCGGATCACCGCTTCGATCGCCGAGTGCTGGTCCGGCGTTTCCTCGAACGGGAAGGCGGCGGCGAACGGCTCGTACGCGGCGCGGTCGACGTCGATGGCCAGGCCCGCGCGTGCGCGACGCTTGGCCTGGATCTCAAGAAGTTCGGCGGCGACGTCGCGAACCTTCTCCTGCGCCTTGCGCTTGGCCTTGGCCCATTGCTCGCCGCCCAGCGAATGCAGCGGCGCGGTTTCGTCCGACGCACCGGAATAGCGGTTGATCAGGTGCAGCTGCGCGACCGGGACGTACAGACGGTCGCCCTTCGCGTATTCGATTTCCAGGTACTCGGCCGGCATGCCGCCGGCATCCAGCGTGACCAGGCCGCGGTACCGGCCCACGCCGTGGTCTTCGTGGACGATGGGTGCGCCTTCGCTCAGCTCGCCCAGGTCCTTGATGATGGCCTCGGGCTCGCGCCCGACGCGGCGTCGGCGGCGCGGCTGGCCGGCGCGTTCCGGGAACAGCTGGCGTTCGGTGAGCACCGCCAGTGCGGGCTCGGTGATGGCGAAGCCGTCTTCCAGCGGTGCGACCGCGATGGCGAAGCGTTCGTCACCCGAGGCGAATGTGTTCCAGTCCGGCAGCACGCGAGGTGCGAGCGTGGCGGCCTGCAGCAGTTCCAGCAGCGCTTCGCGACGGCCGGGCGAATCGGCGGCGATCAGCACGCGGCCGGGATAGCTGGACAGGAACGAACGCAATGCATCGGCCGGTGCGTGATCGCGTGCAGCCAGCGGCAGCGAAGGCGCAGGCTGGTCGCCCAGTGCGGCAGCGCGCTCGCGTTGCGCATGGCCTTCGCCGCACACCTCGATGCGCTCGCCTTCGTTGAGGCGCGCACGCAGGGTATCGGGCGACAGGTACAGCGCGTCCGGCGGAAGCAGCGGGCGTTCGAGGTCGTGGCGGCGCTGCTCGTAACGCTCGCCGGTGTGCGTCCAGAACTGTTCGGCCGCTTCCATCGCGCCGTCTGCGATGACCGGCAGCGTGTCCTTCGCGAGGTAGTCGAACAGGGTCGAGGTGCTGTCGAAGAACAGCGGCAGGTAGTACTCGATGCCCGGCGCGGCCAGCCCGGCCTTCAGGTCCTGGTAGAGCGCGCTGCGGCGCGTGTCCAGGTCGAAACGTTCACGCAGTGCGTCGAGCGCGCGCTTGAGCGCGGCATCGTCCAGCGGTACTTCGCGGCCTGGCAGCAGGTGGACTGCGTCGATCTTGTCCAGCGATCGCTGCGATTCCGGATCGAACGCGCGGATGGTCTCGATCTCGTCGTCGAGCAGTTCCACACGGAACGGCTGGTCGGCGCCCATCGGGTAGACATCGAGCAGGCCGCCGCGCACGGCGAAGTCGCCCGGGTCCAGGACCTGCGGCACGTGTCGGTAACCGGCGGACTCGAGTCGGCGCTTCTCGGCGTCCAGGTCCAGGCGCTGGCCGACCTTCACGTCGAAACTGCCGCCGACCACGTGCTTGAGCGGCGCCAGGCGCTGCAGCAGCGTCTGCACGGGAACGATCACGATGCCGCGCTTCAGCGTGGGCAGGCGGTGCAGCGCGGCCAGGCGCTGGCTGACGATGTCGGGGTGCGGGCTGAAGACGTCGTAGGGCAGCGTTTCCCAGTCCGGAAACGTCACGACGGGCAGGTCGTCGCGACCGCCCAGCAACGTGTGCAGGTCGGATTCGAGCTGATGCGCACCGTGGTTGTCGCGGGCCACGACCAGCAGCGGTGCCTTGTTCGCATCGGCGGCGCTGGCGATGTGGAACGCCAGCGCGGAGGCGGAAGCGGGGGCGCGCCACCAGGCGCGTTGTTGTCCGGCGCGGGGCAGGGGAGGCGTCGGAGCGGGAGACTTCGGCATTCGGCAGGGATCCGGTGACTCTGGGCCGCGGGCGGCGATCAAAACGAAGGCAGCGCCGGAGGCCGTCGCCCCCCGCGCAAGAGGGCTGCATTTTACGCGAGGGCGATGAATGGGCGGTCGCGGCCCGCAACGTTCCGTGGCTGGCGATAATGATCGCTTGCAATTAGATAGCGCGCTATGTAAATTTCCGACCCATGAAGACCGCGACCGCCAAGGCGACCAAGGGCCGGAACCTGCAGAAGCTCGACGAGCAGCTGTGTTTCGCGCTGTATTCGACCGGGCTGGCGCTCAACAAGGTGTACCGCCGCCTGCTGACCCCGCTGGGGCTGACCTATCCGCAGTACCTGGCGATGCTGGTGCTATGGGAGCGCGACGGCCTGTCGGTGTCGGAGATCGGCGAGCGCCTGTACCTGGATTCGGCAACGCTCACGCCGCTGCTGAAGCGGATGGAGTCCTCGGGGCTGATCACGCGCACGCGCGCCAGCCATGACGAGCGCCAGGTGGTCATCGAGCTCACCCGCGAGGGTCGCGAGCTGAAGACGAAGGCGCGTTCGATTCCGGCCGACCTGTTCTGCGCGTCGGAATGCTCACCGGAAGATCTCGTGGCGCTGAAGCAGCAGCTGGAGTCGCTGCGCGGCGGACTGATGAAGAACGCCGGATGAAAACGATGTCGATGTCCTGTTTCCCTCATAAGTAGCGCGCTATTCAATAGCTGGCTATGTATAGGCCGCAAGGCCATCACCGCTGTTCCTACCGCTGTCCCCCACCAAGGAGTCATCCCATGTCGCTCGACCAGGTTCTCTATACCGCCCATGCCACCGCCACCGGCGGCCGCGACGGCCGCGCCGTTTCCTCCGACAACGCGCTGGACGTCAAGCTCACCACGCCGCGCGAACTCGGCGGCGCCGGCGGCGAAGGCACCAATCCGGAACAGTTGTTCGCGGCGGGCTACTCGGCCTGCTTCATCGGCGCGCTGAAGTTCGTCGCCGGCAAGGAGAAGATCGCGCTACCCGCCGACACGCGCATCGATGGCAGCGTCGGCATCGGCCCGCTGCCGACCGGTTTCGGCATCCAGGCCGAGTTGAAGATCACGATCCCGGGCATGGCGCGCGAACAGGCCGAGGCGCTGGTGCAGAAGGCGCACCAGGTGTGCCCGTACTCGAACGCCACCCGCGGCAACATCGACGTCACGCTGACCGTCGTCTGAGCAAGACGCGCGGCGCGGGCATCGCTGCCCGCGCCACGCTTGCCCCCTCGCTACTCGGCGGTGACCGGGTCGATGACCGCGGTCACCTCGGAGATCCGGTTGGCGGGAAAGCCTCCACGCTGCGCGTGTTCGAGGATCATCGCTTCGTTGGGCGCGATGTAGACGCAGTAGATCTTGTCGCTGGTGACGTAGCTGTGCTCCCACTGGATCTGCGGCCCCAGGTCTCCCAGCACGTTGCAGGATTTCTGCGAAACCGCGCGCAGTTCGTCGACCGACAGCCGGCCCGCGCCTGGCAGTTCGCGTTCGATCACATACCGGGGCATGGCGACGCTCCTGCGGCTCACGGCCGCGCTTCGAACACCAGGTTGAACGGCGTCTGCGTGGCACGACGGAAGCGGGTGAAACCGGCCTCCTGCATCACCGCGCGCAAGCGCGCCTCGCCGGCCTGCGCGCCCAGCGCCGGTCCGTTGCGTGCCAGCGACACCGGCACGCAGATCTGCGACGAGGCGCCGTAGTACACGCGTCCGACCGGATTGAGGTTGTCCTCCACGCGATCGCCCGCGAAGGGCTCGACCAGCATGCAGATGCCGTCCGCCTTGAGCGCCTGCAGTGCATGCCGCGCCGCGCCCACGGGATCGCCCATGTCGTGCAGGCAGTCGAAGAAGCAGATCAGGTCGAAGTGGTTGCCCGTGTAGCCCGTGGCGTCGGCCGCCTCGAAGTACGCGTTGTCCACGCCGGCCTGGCGCGCGCGCTCGCGTGCGACGTCGATGGAAGGGGCGTGGTAGTCGTAGCCGATGAAGGTGGATTTCGGAAATGCCTGCGCCATCAGCGTGGTGCTGGCGCCGTGGCCGCAGCCCACGTCCGCCACCTTGCCGCCGGCGCGCAGCTTCTCCAGCGTGCCGTCCAGCGCAGGCAGCCATTCGGTGATCAGGTGCGCGTTGTAGCCGGCGCGGAAGAAACGCTCGGTGCCATGGAACAGGCAGGCGTGGTGTTCTCCCCATTCCATGCCCTTGCCGGTACGGAAGTTTTCCTTGGTGCGCTCCAGGGAGTGGAACGTGGCCTCGACGATGGAATAGGCGCCGGGCAGATCGACCGGACCACCGGGATCGGCCAGGCAGAGCGCCTGTTCGGCACTCAGCGAATAGGTGTCGCTGGCCGGGTCGTAATCGACATAGCCGCCGGCCGCCTGGTTGCCCAGCCATTCGCGCACGTAGCGTTCGTGGGTGCCGGTTGCGCGGGCGAGGCCCGCGGCGTTCATCGGCTGCTTCGCCAGGGCCCGGTACAGGCCCAGCTGGTCGCCCACCAGCATGAGGGTGGCGCTGATCGCCGCGCCGAGATCGCCCACGGCATGGCCGAGGAACTGGTTGAGGCGCTCTTCGTTGATGCTCATGGTCGCGTTCCGGAAGGTGTCGTCCTTCCGTGGACGCGCGGCGCAGCCTGCCGCAGGCCCCCCGAGACACCCCCAGTCAACGCGGCCCCCTGCAAGGGGCGGCCAGTTACGGTTTGCCGTTCTTCAGGTTCAGCGACACGCGGATCAGGCCGGGCGCGTCCTGCTGGTATTCGCGCTCGAACCCCAGCGACTGGGCCAGGGCCAGCATCGACTGGTTGTGTTCGAACACGTCGCCGTAGACGCGATCGAGCTTCTTGCCGCGCGCCCATTTCACCAGGCGGGTCATGAGGTAGCGGCCCAGCCCCATGCCGGCGACGTAGTGGCTGACCAGGATGGCGAATTCGGCATCGCGGCCGGCATCGTCGACGGCGATGCGCGCCACCGCACCGACCAGGGCCTCGCCGGGCGGGTAGGGTTCTGCCGCGACCAGCGCGAATTCATTCTTGGGGTTCACCCGGGTCAGGCGGTCGGCCATGTCGGGGGTGAGTTCCTTCAGCGCGTACAGGAAGCGCTGGCGGACCTCTTCGGGCTGCAGCAGCGTGAAGCTGGCACGGATCGGCTCGGCGTCCTCCGGCCGGATCGGGCGTATCAACACCTCGCGCCCATTGGGAAGACGCATGCGTTCATGCCAAGGCGGGAGTCGTTCGCGCGCGGCCATGGCTGGATATTGGCACACTTCCCCTCTAGGGCGTATTCACAATCTTCACGGTGCAGGGGCGGGTCCGATGGACGGAAAAAAGCTGGGAGAGTGGGTCGGTGGCTGGCCGGGCGTGGCCTCGTCGATGAAGTGGGAGGATGACCTGGTCTTCACGGTCGCCGACAAGATGTTCTGCGTGATCTGCGTGCAAGGCCCGAAGGCCGG
It includes:
- a CDS encoding phospholipase D family protein, with product MTRKLRWVAAAVLLLVVASLLSVYSYGRFAENARGAPSQALVADRVETAIDHAIVPLEQAHPGQAGLSLFADNLDAFAIRAVTARAAGRSLDVQYYIWKADLTGNLIVNELLRAADRGVRVRLLLDDLNAHAKDSVLSALDRHPNAEVRMFNPSRGRKSSFTRGVELLLRGLSLNRRMHNKAWIVDGRVAVVGGRNIGDEYFGAAEAANFLDADLAVVGPPVAETSRIFDAFWNSASAIPLGALVSSDELSLDRLRRAGALQYRSRDAVPYAERLAKSPDVKALLKGSRALHWTYDAHVYSDPPEKAEGAPRNNWLIDALLPPALAARHELFVISPYFVPGDQGVDLFLRMRAKGVDVGVLTNSLAATDVALVHGGYAPYRVPLLRGGVELFELKTRGLRTGGGSGLLGSSSSEASLHTKAFMVDGEQGFVGSFNLDPRSINLNTEMGILFNDRQLTSELRRLYEWKIGRESSYRLWLQDDELRWDDASAKPPRVWTHDPDASWARRATAKVVSWLPLESQL
- a CDS encoding phosphoglycerate mutase family protein codes for the protein MKFAPVLLALALLAGCASMPKDEARTTFILVRHAEKVADGSKDPPLTADGEQRAQALSRRLASTPLSAVYATGFQRTQQTAAPTAHAHKLDVITYDAKLPAPQLAAQLRRDHARGTVLVVGHSNTIPDIATALCGCPAAPMSEAEYDRLTTVRIDAEGHATLDEGRQD
- the mfd gene encoding transcription-repair coupling factor, with amino-acid sequence MPKSPAPTPPLPRAGQQRAWWRAPASASALAFHIASAADANKAPLLVVARDNHGAHQLESDLHTLLGGRDDLPVVTFPDWETLPYDVFSPHPDIVSQRLAALHRLPTLKRGIVIVPVQTLLQRLAPLKHVVGGSFDVKVGQRLDLDAEKRRLESAGYRHVPQVLDPGDFAVRGGLLDVYPMGADQPFRVELLDDEIETIRAFDPESQRSLDKIDAVHLLPGREVPLDDAALKRALDALRERFDLDTRRSALYQDLKAGLAAPGIEYYLPLFFDSTSTLFDYLAKDTLPVIADGAMEAAEQFWTHTGERYEQRRHDLERPLLPPDALYLSPDTLRARLNEGERIEVCGEGHAQRERAAALGDQPAPSLPLAARDHAPADALRSFLSSYPGRVLIAADSPGRREALLELLQAATLAPRVLPDWNTFASGDERFAIAVAPLEDGFAITEPALAVLTERQLFPERAGQPRRRRRVGREPEAIIKDLGELSEGAPIVHEDHGVGRYRGLVTLDAGGMPAEYLEIEYAKGDRLYVPVAQLHLINRYSGASDETAPLHSLGGEQWAKAKRKAQEKVRDVAAELLEIQAKRRARAGLAIDVDRAAYEPFAAAFPFEETPDQHSAIEAVIRDLASSQPMDRVVCGDVGFGKTEVAVRAAFVSAMSGKQVAVLVPTTLLAEQHYRNFRDRFADWPIKVEVLSRFKTKKEIETELARVSEGKIDVIVGTHRLLQPDVRFKDLGAVIVDEEQRFGVRQKEALKALRANVHLLTLTATPIPRTLNMAMAGLRDLSIIATPPAHRLAVQTFVVPWDDMQLREAFQRELSRGGQVYFLHNDVESIVRMQRQLEELVPEARIGVAHGQMPERELERVMLDFHKQRYNVLLSTTIIESGIDIPNANTIIIHRADRFGLAQLHQLRGRVGRSHHRAYAYLVVPPDRKAMTDDARKRLDAIAAMDELGAGFTLATHDLEIRGAGELLGEEQSGQMAEVGFSLYTELLERAVASIRQGKLPDVDAHEVRGADVELRVPSLIPDDYLPDVHTRLTLYKRISGARDAEQLRELQVEMIDRFGLLPDAAKHLFAIAELKLRATRLGIRKLDLGDKGGRVHFVEKPNVDPMTIIRLIQGQPKLYKMEGPDKLRMTLDLPDASARVLAARGILTALQPAA
- a CDS encoding MarR family winged helix-turn-helix transcriptional regulator, with translation MKTATAKATKGRNLQKLDEQLCFALYSTGLALNKVYRRLLTPLGLTYPQYLAMLVLWERDGLSVSEIGERLYLDSATLTPLLKRMESSGLITRTRASHDERQVVIELTREGRELKTKARSIPADLFCASECSPEDLVALKQQLESLRGGLMKNAG
- a CDS encoding organic hydroperoxide resistance protein, producing the protein MSLDQVLYTAHATATGGRDGRAVSSDNALDVKLTTPRELGGAGGEGTNPEQLFAAGYSACFIGALKFVAGKEKIALPADTRIDGSVGIGPLPTGFGIQAELKITIPGMAREQAEALVQKAHQVCPYSNATRGNIDVTLTVV
- a CDS encoding DUF4242 domain-containing protein, encoding MPRYVIERELPGAGRLSVDELRAVSQKSCNVLGDLGPQIQWEHSYVTSDKIYCVYIAPNEAMILEHAQRGGFPANRISEVTAVIDPVTAE
- a CDS encoding class I SAM-dependent methyltransferase, producing MSINEERLNQFLGHAVGDLGAAISATLMLVGDQLGLYRALAKQPMNAAGLARATGTHERYVREWLGNQAAGGYVDYDPASDTYSLSAEQALCLADPGGPVDLPGAYSIVEATFHSLERTKENFRTGKGMEWGEHHACLFHGTERFFRAGYNAHLITEWLPALDGTLEKLRAGGKVADVGCGHGASTTLMAQAFPKSTFIGYDYHAPSIDVARERARQAGVDNAYFEAADATGYTGNHFDLICFFDCLHDMGDPVGAARHALQALKADGICMLVEPFAGDRVEDNLNPVGRVYYGASSQICVPVSLARNGPALGAQAGEARLRAVMQEAGFTRFRRATQTPFNLVFEARP
- a CDS encoding GNAT family N-acetyltransferase, which produces MAARERLPPWHERMRLPNGREVLIRPIRPEDAEPIRASFTLLQPEEVRQRFLYALKELTPDMADRLTRVNPKNEFALVAAEPYPPGEALVGAVARIAVDDAGRDAEFAILVSHYVAGMGLGRYLMTRLVKWARGKKLDRVYGDVFEHNQSMLALAQSLGFEREYQQDAPGLIRVSLNLKNGKP